TATTTAGCATATATACCTGTATACATTTGTACTATCATAGGGCATTTGCATTACATCATATGACATGGAATCGTTCACTGATCCTTTCTTTCCAAGCATCAATATCTGACCTTCAATCAGATCATACATTTCCAACTGTCTATTTAATGATTCTGCATGCTTGAAACCTTCGAATCCCCAATTACTACTATTTATTCATAATTTTAGATACGAGAAACAGCGAGCCTCTCGTAGATTTTGACCATGTCGGACTACAAATGAAAAGTCAAATCAGCTTCGATCCACACATGAATAGCAAAAAGAGACTTACAGTAACACCCATAGCGGTAACATCAGCACCGGCACCGGCACCTTGGATGATAAGAGGCCGGGGAGAGTATCTCTTGGTGGTAAAAGAGACGATGTTGTCAGACCCCTTGAGACCGGTAGCCAAAGCGTGGTCCGCGGGGTACCTGATAGGCCCTGTCAGCTTGTCTCCTACATCCCCCACTAgtaaaaaggaaaaacaACCCACTTGTCCAACTTGGCCTCAACCTTGCCAGACTTGATGTCAATAACACCGACATATCTCACCACCTgaccctccttcttggcctcCTCCCTGAGGTTGGCAAAGAACTCGTCACCCTCCTCGAGTCGCTCAAGGTACTCCTCCTTGGTAGAAGCGTCGGAGAGGACATCGGGAACGAGAGATTGGGTAGGGATGGAAGCGTAGCCTTCGGGGAGAGCGGGAACGGTGGGAACGAGTCgggcgaggatggagagctTTCGGGCGACGTCAATACCGGAGAGGTCATCTCGAGGGTCAGGCTCCTATACACGCGAAGGTCAATGTGTCTCCAAACTCTTTAAAAGACACAACTCACAGTATagcccttctccttggcaACCTTGACAACCTCGGAGAACTTGACGTCGCCACCTCCAGGCTTGCTGAACTCATTGAAGATATAACTCAAAGTGCCACTGAAGACAccctcaatcttctcaatctcatcaCCGGTAGCGACCAAGTCCTTCAAAGTCTGGATGATCGGCAAACCCGCACCGACAGTAGACTCGCCGTAGAGTAAAGAAGGAGTATTGGGGAAGCTCTTCTCAGCGATAGCCTTGTAGAGAGCctcggaagaggagagaccCTTCTTGTTGGGGGTGACGATGTGAACGCCCATGGAGAGGATTTGGGGATACATGGCGGGGATCGCATCAGAGCCGGTGCAGTCGATGAAAATACCAGGGGCATCGGGGTGGGTTGAGAGGACGGAGATGACGGAGGTAACGTCGAGAGGAGCACCGTGTTTCTCCAAGATGGACTGGAAGTTGGCCGGGGTGATGGGGGCAgcggggagggggagcgAGAGGGACAGACGGGAGTTggcgatgaggacgagCTGGAATTGGGCGGAGAGGGGAGGGGAGAGGAGCTGGGAGAGGACAGCCTTGCCGACGCCACCGAGGCCAAGAAGCGCGACGGGGATGGGACGGAGAATGGAAGCGGAGAGCATTGTGTGGTGTACAGAGAAAGTGCAGAGTATATCTCACTTCAGATGCTTTTTTCATTCAAACAGAGGGTCACGACTTCTTcgataaaaaaaagaaaaaatacTACGTCATCAatttcattcttcttctcgtcgtcgtcgctgCAGCTGATTTACATCCACTTTCAACATCCATACACACCAACACCACGATGAGGCCATGCCTCGGAAGATACCCATACAAAGTATCCTGCCACAGATCAACAGCCATATATCCACTAGGCATATCGCCTCTTGTGCCCGGCTACGTCGACAAAGACAATTAGACTACCTCGCACCCTTCCGACGTCCTGCCAATCCCCCGTATTCACCGCTTAATGACAAGCTTCGAAATGTCTTGCAAACGCATGGGCACCCCGCAGCATCCCCAGCGGGCGATGTCCCATATGAAACAGCGTCGACTGCTCCTGTAGCAACTTCACTACAAGAAGTGCCGGCCCATGAGGAAGCGAGTCGAGTCGTAGACCCTCTTCCTGCCATGAAGGATGCTTCTGCggcaaaggaagagcacgctaaagaaaaaatgaaaGCAAGAACTAAGGAAATGATTGTCCAAGGCATTGCTGTTCCTCCGAAACCTATACCTCCaggcgaagaaggttgGCGAAAATTCATAAAACGATTTACTTTGACTGTGCTGACTAATGCTTTTTAATAGAATGCTGCATGTCAGGCTGCGTCAACTGTGTCTATATAACCTACTCTGAAGATTTGCAAGGATATATTGAGGCCCTCGACGCGGCTCGTGAAGCCCTCGAAGCTGCACGTATCCCCAGAACAGAGTGGCCCGACGAAATAGCCAAGCAAGGGAGAGGGGAGGACATTAAGGGTGAAGAGGTCCGGAAGACGGAAGACGCAATGGACCCTTCAATGAATGCATTCTTTGCGTAAGTTATCCCTCTCTCTGGATTGATGTCATATTGAGTGATGACTAATGGAATTGTCCGCCGGGCTAGGTTGGAAAACaaactgaagaagaaacaagCGCCAGAAAGTAATGCGGCCTCGTAGGAGCGGTTTCTCTGCCATTGAGAGGTAGATTATTACACACTTAGATGGAGCATCCTTGCATGAGCATCATATCATATCGCACATCATTGCATTATACAAATATTAAGCATGCATGTAATGACAAAACCGAAAACCCAAGAAACATTTTGTACAGATCCCTCTTCTCTAATCGTCTAAAAATAGGCGTTACAGACACTTCTCTCTTGCAAATCTCCCTCAAGAACGCCACCGCCAAAATCAATCGACGCCACAAGTTCTTTTTCTAATCATAACCTTTTAACTCTATACAAGAAGGTTTCCGCACTCTAGTGCATAATTATAACACCCTACacaagcttcttcctcaagcCACTTTTACCCTACGGTGGTGAAGTTGGGATCATAGTTTGGCAGTCCACCAACAATACCTATCATTCAAGGTTAGAAATGTTTCCCCGACGTTTATATCTATGACACATACCATCAATAAGAGCATTCCAATATTGCGTATTGTTTCCATCCCCGCCCACAACACCACCAGACATCCCACTGATCACTGCCGGAGCCTGCAACGCCGATGCAGGAGTTACGGGGATCAAAGAGGGGTCCATCCATGGCATCTGCTCGGGAACCTGTATGGGTTGAGGAGGGTGACCATGCTGATATCCCGCAGGAGGATACTGATGAGGGCTGGGGTGTGGGCCTGCCCCATGACTAGCCGAATCACTGCCTCTGTCATTGACCATAGTTGGAACAGGCATTGAGTAAAGGCCGATGTTGAACTGGTTCATAGTTGAGTCTGCACCAGGTCCAAAAGAGGTATTAGACATGAGCCAGTGGTCAAGCCTATGTGTGATATGTCAGCAAGTTTAGAACTGCAATCGACTGAATAACGCACAATCGCTGAGGATGATCTTCTTCGGGACTAGTCCCCAGCCCAGGAGGAGTAGGTCCCGAGTTTTGCCCGTAGTAGCTTCCCTTGAAGTACGCTTGGACGCTTCCAGAGGGCGACGGGAGAAGAGGTACCGAGCGAGAAGGTTCGCTAGTAGCTTGCTTGTCTTTGGACTCCGGTGCAGGATGAGGCGGAGAATGCATAGCCGACCGCGTCCCGGTGCTACGAGGAGCAGGTCGCTGAGACGAGGTGTTATCGGCCGACCATCGAGGGGCGTTTCGCCGTGTGCGAcgctcttccatctcttgcGCTCGGCGGTGGAGGGTGTAGATCTATGAGTTCGTCAGAAATATTCTGTGACTTATGCGAAACGCTCACAATCGCAGCTTCTTTTTGAGAAAAGTCATCCGCCTTGGGATCATGTGGGTGCTGTTCCATGAAACTCTGCACAATCATGCGCATGTCGCTGGAATGAGCAGCCCTCtgccaaaaaaaagtcagCGGCTATGTTAACTAATGATTTTTAAATGCACTAACAGGATCAATGATCATACTAATACCAGCAATCATCGCAGCATTCTTTCAAGCATGTCAACTTTATAGCCTTTTTGGTGAGCATGTAGATGTCACGTACGAATTCTCGGAACGAGCTTCCCAATAAAGTCTCAAAGAAATCGGGGCACTCTATCTTGAATGCTTGTCTCTATAAAATTGTTTTCAATTAACTACTTTTCTTCTAGGGATCTGCCTCACAGATATGTAACTCACGATCTTGTAGTCCGTAATGGCAGCATCAAAGCATGCAATCCTAGATAGATTGTACCTCGagctcttcaatcttctAAGCAGCCAAGGTCGCTGCATGGCAAATATCAGCGTCGTCATCAACCGGTATGCTTTCTCATAACTGACGTGCAAGATGATGGTGAAATGTAAAATCTCGGTTTGGATATAATAACGATGGATAGGAAGATACCACAATTCTATGATCTACATTAGCCGAGGGCGCATTAGACTTTTTGAGCATATAAACTCACTACTATCATAGGACTTGTCATGATTCAGCATCGTAAACGTGGGAGGCAAATCAGCGACGAATTGCTTGAGCTCAGCGTCGAGCGCCTCAACATCTCGATACTGCGTTTGTCCTGTTAGACGTTGAAAGTGATGGGTGATCTGAGGGTTTATCAGAAGGCAAACCAACAACACATGGAGCAAACTGAACAAACCTTGGCAACAATGTCACCGAGCCTtcggcgaagaaggagataGGTACCAAATGTCGGTTCCGTAATTGGCCTAGGCTTGGCCAGCTTGTTCTCAAGCAAGTCGACTAGGTTAAGGTTAGAAGGAGGCCTATTTCTTCGTCAGCAGGCGTAATGGACTCCTCAAATCGCATAACGTACAACGTGTCCACACAAGCCGAGTCAATTGATGTTGGCCTTCCAAGCAAACAGGAATAGGTGGCATCGGCATGAACGAGATATGACCATAACCTTCGCCTGTACTCTGTTACATAAGGATCCAGTCCAAGTGTCTTGCCATCTCGGTGCAAACCTATGGCTTGCCCAATGGTGAGTGCCAAACGGAACTCGGACCATCCTTCCGCAAGTCGTCGTTCGTGCATGAGAACGAGGTACAGACCAGACTGATAGGTCATTAATGATTTATTCAAAACATGTTTGATCTCAACACTTACACAGATACGTGTCTCTACAAGCTGGATATTttcagccttga
This region of Cryptococcus neoformans var. neoformans B-3501A chromosome 10, whole genome shotgun sequence genomic DNA includes:
- a CDS encoding hypothetical protein (HMMPfam hit to Fungal_trans, Fungal specific transcription factor domain, score: 50.3, E(): 5.2e-12), which translates into the protein MEFSHRSAPPTPWEAPSPGSYAMSNARGVPNTPYGGASIYRESPSRHQPPLATPLSSNNSFSYVPPFPGDDSSPHQNVNRLESTANNLQPRSPPPPPSRGTSRGKHTNSTEDTDRDGQTQKKKKRRVALSCAECAKRKQRCNRETPCQHCVARRVPELCVPYTRPSSPPEKKGSGNKKDFTKVKTENEATAEKPRPSMLPTISVRVARLEAIVNAVVNRIPEVGGTKALKDWRINHAPATSPPPFGADDDDDEESVRPQTSGDRELDRPGSTSSTRSRRDDNSAEWGAEGEGEGDDGGVDGLDRATSGRNPLPQSMMHPSQPVSRGLDYHGTPAESLQRLFEDSGLNPHKVSELLKDLPERSLADKLVDWFFEKFNFVRYPIDDHAFKRAFETVYVDGNSPPAVLALPLVFIVLAISARIAPEAVIDTEERKRALSLRMYWSSKSAAIIASAVKAENIQLVETRICSGLYLVLMHERRLAEGWSEFRLALTIGQAIGLHRDGKTLGLDPYVTEYRRRLWSYLVHADATYSCLLGRPTSIDSACVDTLPPSNLNLVDLLENKLAKPRPITEPTFGTYLLLRRRLGDIVAKITHHFQRLTGQTQYRDVEALDAELKQFVADLPPTFTMLNHDKSYDSKLWYLPIHRYYIQTEILHFTIILHVSYEKAYRLMTTLIFAMQRPWLLRRLKSSRYNLSRIACFDAAITDYKIRQAFKIECPDFFETLLGSSFREFNAAMIAGISMIIDPRAAHSSDMRMIVQSFMEQHPHDPKADDFSQKEAAIIYTLHRRAQEMEERRTRRNAPRWSADNTSSQRPAPRSTGTRSAMHSPPHPAPESKDKQATSEPSRSVPLLPSPSGSVQAYFKGSYYGQNSGPTPPGLGTSPEEDHPQRLLDHWLMSNTSFGPGADSTMNQFNIGLYSMPVPTMVNDRGSDSASHGAGPHPSPHQYPPAGYQHGHPPQPIQVPEQMPWMDPSLIPVTPASALQAPAVISGMSGGVVGGDGNNTQYWNALIDGIVGGLPNYDPNFTTVG
- a CDS encoding hypothetical protein (HMMPfam hit to Homoserine_dh, Homoserine dehydrogenase, score: 252.4, E(): 7.6e-73), whose product is MLSASILRPIPVALLGLGGVGKAVLSQLLSPPLSAQFQLVLIANSRLSLSLPLPAAPITPANFQSILEKHGAPLDVTSVISVLSTHPDAPGIFIDCTGSDAIPAMYPQILSMGVHIVTPNKKGLSSSEALYKAIAEKSFPNTPSLLYGESTVGAGLPIIQTLKDLVATGDEIEKIEGVFSGTLSYIFNEFSKPGGGDVKFSEVVKVAKEKGYTEPDPRDDLSGIDVARKLSILARLVPTVPALPEGYASIPTQSLVPDVLSDASTKEEYLERLEEGDEFFANLREEAKKEGQVVRYVGVIDIKSGKVEAKLDKYPADHALATGLKGSDNIVSFTTKRYSPRPLIIQGAGAGADVTAMGVTSDMVKIYERLAVSRI